A genomic stretch from Terriglobia bacterium includes:
- a CDS encoding MerR family transcriptional regulator gives MTEVAVTEIPDKPFYKIGDVCQYTDTQPYVLRFWESEFPQLAPEKNRSGQRMYTRSDIDLVLRIKKLLYEEEFTIAGARKKLEQEASGEAVAAAPAEAPAEAAASAAGSVPLPAETDPPDQAPLFRDVAPSSEPAPPEEAPSPPANSSLSERARAAVAETEIVALRHRIADLEARHATAAAALEAAEETRRRDHERRERVASRLETLLRALEAPREGNETDAGSA, from the coding sequence CTGACGGAGGTCGCCGTGACGGAAATACCGGACAAGCCGTTCTACAAGATCGGGGATGTCTGCCAGTACACGGACACCCAGCCGTACGTGCTCCGCTTCTGGGAGAGCGAATTCCCGCAGCTCGCTCCGGAGAAGAACCGGAGCGGACAGCGCATGTACACCCGCTCCGACATCGACCTCGTGCTCAGGATCAAGAAACTCCTGTACGAGGAGGAGTTCACGATCGCCGGGGCCCGCAAGAAGCTCGAGCAGGAGGCGTCCGGCGAGGCCGTGGCCGCCGCGCCTGCGGAGGCGCCTGCGGAGGCGGCCGCCTCGGCGGCGGGCTCCGTGCCCCTTCCTGCCGAGACCGATCCTCCCGACCAGGCGCCCCTGTTCCGGGACGTCGCGCCGTCCTCCGAGCCCGCCCCGCCGGAGGAGGCGCCTTCTCCGCCCGCCAACTCCTCGCTATCCGAGCGAGCGCGCGCGGCCGTCGCGGAAACCGAGATCGTGGCCTTGAGGCATCGGATCGCCGATCTCGAGGCGCGCCACGCCACGGCCGCCGCGGCGCTCGAGGCCGCCGAGGAGACGCGCCGGCGGGACCACGAGAGGCGGGAGCGCGTGGCGTCGCGCCTCGAGACCCTCCTCCGCGCGCTCGAGGCGCCGCGGGAGGGGAACGAGACCGACGCCGGCAGCGCTTGA
- a CDS encoding cupin domain-containing protein gives MSPERVDKPWGYELRFARTDRYAGKVLFIRAGRQLSLQLHRRKDEAFLVHEGRLELVLGQGEGQRVIPMGPGEAWHVTPGTVHRFRAVTDCLLFEVSTPELEDVVRIEDDFGRAGMDDAPAKRA, from the coding sequence ATGAGCCCGGAACGGGTGGACAAGCCCTGGGGTTACGAGCTGCGCTTCGCCAGGACCGATCGGTACGCCGGAAAGGTCCTCTTCATTCGGGCCGGCCGGCAGCTGAGTCTCCAGCTCCACCGGCGGAAGGACGAGGCGTTCCTCGTCCACGAGGGACGGCTCGAGCTGGTGCTCGGGCAAGGGGAGGGTCAGCGGGTGATCCCGATGGGCCCGGGCGAGGCGTGGCACGTCACGCCGGGAACCGTGCACCGATTCCGGGCGGTGACGGACTGCCTCCTGTTCGAGGTGTCGACCCCCGAGCTCGAGGACGTGGTCCGGATCGAGGACGATTTCGGGCGGGCGGGCATGGACGACGCCCCCGCGAAGAGAGCCTGA
- the ptsP gene encoding phosphoenolpyruvate--protein phosphotransferase — protein MGRRFTGIGVSSGTAIGRAVVIAPDSSPVVPVPVPEERVADEVARFHQARERARRELTDLKGRMLRVLGEAYAGILEAQLLILDDANLVGETVEKIRSGRVAASWALKEVVHAFMRRFDSIDDGYLRERGGDLADVHRRLQRLLRGDSGGASAMPEGPLIVVAHSLGPSDTMVFARDGVVGFATDMGGRTSHTAILAQAFSLPAVVGLHDLSLNVRPGDLVALDGEAGTVDLAPGSDELAQVKARREELAAREAAMAEARDLPAVTEDGLEITLRANIELPQEVGAALRYGARGIGLYRSEFLFLSRAPNFPSEEEHYRTYRELAEKVAPHPAVIRTLDLGGEKYFHEVLDREESNPVLGLRAVRFCLTRPDIFRPQLRGLLRSAAHADVRIMIPLVTTVAEIRQVKQILAEEAALLKAKGIPCRADVPVGIMVEVPAAAATADLLAREAAFFSLGTNDLIQYALAVDRGNESVAYLYQPLHPAVLRMLRFVVRAGRDRGIDVSICGEMAGDPSLTRMLVGLGIREMSVQPRSIAALRETIRRLNSAEATRLADLALAEFSLSDVEREKSPGESAPS, from the coding sequence ATGGGCCGCCGCTTCACCGGGATCGGGGTCTCGTCGGGTACCGCCATCGGCCGCGCGGTGGTGATCGCCCCCGACTCCTCACCCGTCGTCCCGGTCCCCGTGCCGGAGGAGCGCGTCGCCGACGAGGTGGCACGCTTTCACCAGGCCCGCGAGCGCGCGCGGCGCGAGCTCACGGACCTCAAGGGCCGGATGCTCCGCGTGCTGGGCGAAGCCTACGCGGGGATCCTCGAGGCCCAGCTCCTGATCCTGGACGACGCGAACCTCGTGGGCGAGACCGTGGAGAAGATCCGGTCCGGCCGGGTCGCCGCCTCGTGGGCGCTGAAGGAGGTCGTCCACGCCTTCATGCGCCGGTTCGACTCGATCGACGACGGCTACCTCCGTGAGCGCGGCGGCGATCTCGCCGACGTGCATCGACGTCTCCAACGGCTCCTCCGCGGCGACAGCGGCGGAGCCTCCGCGATGCCCGAGGGTCCGCTGATCGTGGTGGCGCACAGCCTCGGGCCGTCGGACACCATGGTGTTCGCGCGAGACGGGGTGGTCGGATTCGCCACGGACATGGGAGGACGGACCTCCCACACCGCGATCCTCGCCCAGGCGTTCTCGCTCCCGGCGGTGGTGGGGCTCCACGATCTGAGCCTCAACGTCCGGCCCGGCGACCTGGTCGCCCTTGACGGCGAGGCGGGGACGGTGGACCTGGCGCCCGGCTCCGACGAGCTGGCCCAGGTGAAGGCGCGCCGCGAGGAGCTCGCCGCGCGCGAAGCCGCCATGGCGGAGGCTCGCGACCTTCCGGCCGTGACCGAGGACGGGCTCGAGATCACGCTGCGCGCGAACATCGAGCTGCCGCAGGAAGTCGGCGCGGCGCTCCGCTACGGGGCGAGGGGGATCGGGCTGTACCGCTCGGAGTTCTTGTTCCTGAGCCGTGCCCCCAACTTCCCCAGCGAGGAGGAGCACTACCGCACCTATCGCGAGCTCGCGGAAAAGGTGGCACCGCATCCCGCCGTGATCAGGACCCTCGACCTCGGCGGGGAGAAGTACTTCCACGAGGTGCTGGACCGGGAGGAGTCGAACCCGGTCCTCGGCCTGCGCGCCGTGAGATTCTGCCTCACCCGGCCCGACATCTTCCGCCCGCAGCTGCGGGGGCTGCTGCGCTCCGCCGCCCACGCCGACGTGCGGATCATGATCCCGCTGGTGACCACCGTGGCGGAGATCCGGCAGGTGAAGCAGATCCTGGCGGAGGAAGCCGCGCTCCTCAAGGCGAAGGGGATTCCCTGCCGAGCGGACGTCCCGGTGGGCATCATGGTGGAGGTGCCGGCCGCGGCGGCCACCGCGGATCTCCTGGCGAGGGAGGCGGCGTTCTTCAGCCTCGGCACCAACGACCTGATCCAGTACGCCCTGGCGGTGGACCGGGGGAACGAGTCGGTGGCCTACCTCTACCAACCGCTGCACCCCGCGGTCCTGCGGATGCTCCGCTTCGTGGTCCGCGCGGGCCGGGACCGCGGCATCGACGTCTCCATCTGCGGCGAGATGGCGGGGGACCCGTCGCTGACCCGGATGCTCGTCGGCCTGGGCATCCGCGAGATGTCGGTGCAGCCGCGCTCGATCGCCGCGCTTCGGGAGACGATCCGGCGGCTGAACTCCGCGGAGGCGACGCGCCTCGCGGACCTCGCGCTCGCGGAGTTCTCCTTGAGCGACGTCGAGCGCGAGAAATCGCCGGGAGAGTCTGCGCCCTCCTGA
- a CDS encoding HPr family phosphocarrier protein, giving the protein MTESEVHVSNRLGLHARAAARFVHLANRFSSRITVVKDGTRVDGKSILGLLTLAAARGTRLRLAAEGDDEREAVDKLADLVRSRFGEDD; this is encoded by the coding sequence GTGACCGAGAGCGAAGTTCACGTTTCCAACCGGTTGGGGCTCCACGCACGGGCGGCCGCGCGGTTCGTCCACCTGGCGAACCGTTTCTCGTCGCGGATCACCGTGGTGAAGGACGGCACCCGCGTCGACGGCAAGAGCATCCTCGGCCTCCTGACCCTTGCGGCGGCGCGCGGGACGAGGCTGAGGCTGGCGGCCGAGGGGGACGACGAGCGCGAGGCGGTGGACAAGCTCGCGGACCTCGTGCGAAGCCGTTTCGGCGAGGACGACTGA
- a CDS encoding PTS sugar transporter subunit IIA, protein MPGLLVVTHGRVAEELVKATKTIIGPLDALEAVSIGWDDDVAAARERIEQAIERVGRGTGALILTDMFGGTPTNIALSFLDPGKVEVITGVNLPMLIKFTNLRDEMAFPEIARRIAEQGRRAIHVASELLEGQAERAPGDDE, encoded by the coding sequence ATGCCGGGACTTCTGGTGGTCACCCACGGCAGGGTCGCGGAGGAGCTCGTCAAGGCGACCAAGACGATCATCGGACCTCTCGACGCCCTCGAGGCCGTCTCCATCGGGTGGGACGACGACGTCGCCGCGGCGCGGGAGAGAATCGAGCAGGCGATCGAGCGCGTCGGCCGCGGTACGGGCGCGCTGATCCTCACCGACATGTTCGGAGGTACCCCGACGAACATCGCCCTCTCGTTCCTCGATCCCGGGAAGGTCGAGGTGATCACCGGGGTCAACCTCCCGATGCTGATCAAGTTCACGAACCTCCGCGACGAGATGGCGTTCCCGGAGATCGCGCGGCGGATCGCGGAGCAGGGACGGCGGGCGATCCACGTCGCGTCCGAGCTACTGGAGGGGCAGGCCGAGCGCGCCCCGGGAGATGACGAGTGA
- the rapZ gene encoding RNase adapter RapZ: MERFLAITGLSGSGKSLAMRSLEDLDFYCVDNLPVALIPPFYDLIQRSGDSIRRAAIVIDVRERAFLDPFPEMLERLRADGAPVMLIFLECSDDVLKRRFSESRRPHPMMGSTATLEEAIRRERAALQPLRDIADRIIDTSQFTVHEIRTFLRNAFEAGPAGRGPNVHLVSFGFKYGVPAAADLMFDVRFLPNPFFVEALRPLPGTAPEVRAFLDSKEETRAFIRRLEEFMTFLLPLYTAEGKSYLTVSLGCTGGKHRSVALAEDLGERLGRQGVPVSVSHRDLGRE; encoded by the coding sequence ATGGAGCGGTTCCTGGCCATCACGGGCCTGTCCGGCTCGGGGAAATCCCTCGCGATGAGGTCCCTGGAGGACCTGGACTTCTACTGCGTGGACAATCTTCCCGTCGCGCTCATCCCGCCGTTCTACGACCTGATCCAGCGCAGCGGCGACTCGATCCGGCGTGCCGCCATCGTGATCGACGTGAGGGAGCGCGCGTTCCTCGACCCGTTCCCGGAGATGCTGGAGCGGCTCCGCGCCGACGGGGCGCCGGTGATGCTGATCTTCCTCGAGTGCTCGGACGACGTGCTGAAGCGTCGGTTCAGCGAGAGCCGCCGGCCGCATCCGATGATGGGAAGCACCGCCACCCTCGAGGAGGCGATCCGACGCGAGCGGGCCGCGCTCCAGCCGCTCCGCGACATCGCCGACCGGATCATCGACACCTCGCAGTTCACCGTGCACGAGATCCGGACGTTCTTGAGGAACGCGTTCGAGGCCGGTCCGGCCGGGCGCGGGCCCAACGTCCACCTGGTCTCGTTCGGGTTCAAGTACGGCGTCCCGGCGGCGGCGGACCTGATGTTCGACGTCCGCTTCCTCCCGAATCCGTTCTTCGTCGAGGCGCTCCGTCCGCTGCCCGGGACAGCGCCGGAGGTGCGCGCCTTCCTCGACTCCAAGGAGGAGACGCGGGCGTTCATCCGGCGCCTTGAGGAGTTCATGACGTTCCTCCTGCCGCTGTACACCGCGGAGGGGAAGAGCTACCTCACGGTGAGCCTCGGTTGTACCGGTGGGAAGCACCGTTCCGTCGCCCTCGCCGAGGACCTCGGCGAGCGGCTCGGTCGGCAGGGAGTTCCGGTCTCGGTGTCGCACCGGGACCTCGGACGTGAGTGA